The Streptomyces sp. NBC_01363 region TCCGTTCGTGGCCGACCGGATCGAGTCCGCCGGTGCGGAATTGCTGCCCTGCACCTCCGCGTTGCCCGTCGCGGACAACGACTGGCCTGCCGATCCCATCGCCGCGGCGAGCCTCTTCCTCGACGACGCCGTCCAGGCGCTCCCGCAACTGCGCGCCGCCTACGACGACGATCCGGCCGACCTGTACCTCTACGACATCGGCGCCTATGCCGCGCGCGCCCTCGCCGAAGCGCAGGGCCGTCCCCTCGTGCAGCTGTCCCCGACGTTCGTCGGCTGGGACGGCTACCGGGAGGAAGTCGCGGCGCATCTGCGGAAGCTGCCGGGCGCCGACGCGTACCGGGACAGGTTCGCGCGGTGGCTCGCCGACTGCGGGGCGGCCACCACGGACGTGGACACGTTCTCCGGCCCGCCCGCCCGGGCCCTCGCCCTGATCCCGAGAGCGATGCAGCCGCACGCCGATCGAGTCGACACCGACACGGTGACCTTCGTCGGCCCCTGCTTCAACACCCGAGCGGACACGGACGGCTGGACCCGCCCGGCGGCCGCGGACCATGTGCTGCTGGTCTCGCTCGGCTCGGCGTACACTCGCCAGCCCGCGTTCTACCGCCAGTGCATCGCGGCCTTCGGCGACCTGCCCGGCTGGCACGTTGTACTCCAGATCGGCAAGTACACCGACCCCGAGGTACTCGGCACCATTCCGCCCAACGTCGATGTGCACTCCTGGGTCCCCCAGCGGGCGATCCTGGAACAGGCCGACGCCTTCGTC contains the following coding sequences:
- a CDS encoding macrolide family glycosyltransferase; translation: MSRRRAHIAMVGVPIVSHVLPSLALIRELVARGHRVTYANDPFVADRIESAGAELLPCTSALPVADNDWPADPIAAASLFLDDAVQALPQLRAAYDDDPADLYLYDIGAYAARALAEAQGRPLVQLSPTFVGWDGYREEVAAHLRKLPGADAYRDRFARWLADCGAATTDVDTFSGPPARALALIPRAMQPHADRVDTDTVTFVGPCFNTRADTDGWTRPAAADHVLLVSLGSAYTRQPAFYRQCIAAFGDLPGWHVVLQIGKYTDPEVLGTIPPNVDVHSWVPQRAILEQADAFVTHAGMGGCGEGLLAGVPMIAVPQGAEQFMNADRLVELGVARRVDTADATAETLRAALNDLITDPERVDRSKQLQAAARAEGGTPRAADLIENMLATAEGPAL